In Pantoea agglomerans, the genomic stretch GTTTGAGTGGATAACCGATCCCAACGCCTGGCTGGCGCTGGGCACGCTGACCATCCTCGAAGTGGTTCTTGGCATTGATAATATTATTTTCCTCTCTCTGGTGGTGGCGAAACTGCCTAAGCATCAGCAGGCCAGCGCGCGTCGTCTCGGCCTGATGGGCGCGATGCTGATGCGTCTCGCCCTGCTGGCCTCTATCGCCTGGGTCGCGCGGCTGACCCATCCGCTGTTTACCCTGTTCGATCACGCCTTCTCCTGGCGCGATCTGATCCTGCTCGGCGGCGGTCTGTTTCTGCTGTGGAAGTCGAGTATGGAGATCCATGAAACCATCGAAGGCGGCGAAGAGGAGCATAAAACCAATGTGCACTCCTTCCTGGGCGCTATCGTGCAGATCATGCTGCTGGATATTATCTTCAGCCTGGATTCGGTGATTACCGCCGTTGGCCTTTCCGATCATCTCTTTATTATGATGGCGGCCGTGGTGATCGCCGTGCTGATGATGATGTTTGCCGCGCGCGCCATCGGCGAGTTTGTCGATCGCCATCCGTCGATCAAAATGCTCGCCCTCTCCTTTTTAATTCTGGTGGGTTTTACCCTGATTCTGGAGAGTTTCGCGGTTCATGTACCAAAAGGTTACATTTATTTCGCCATGTTCTTCTCCATGGCCGTTGAGTGCCTGAACCTGATGCGCACTAAGAAAAGCGCGACGTAAAATGTCAAGGGCGGCTACGGGCCGCCCTTTTATTTTCAGATTCATGCGATAACGCAAAGCGCCAAAACGATTTATTACTACACTTTTTGCAGTTAATGCCGCTGGCCTC encodes the following:
- a CDS encoding TerC family protein; translation: MFEWITDPNAWLALGTLTILEVVLGIDNIIFLSLVVAKLPKHQQASARRLGLMGAMLMRLALLASIAWVARLTHPLFTLFDHAFSWRDLILLGGGLFLLWKSSMEIHETIEGGEEEHKTNVHSFLGAIVQIMLLDIIFSLDSVITAVGLSDHLFIMMAAVVIAVLMMMFAARAIGEFVDRHPSIKMLALSFLILVGFTLILESFAVHVPKGYIYFAMFFSMAVECLNLMRTKKSAT